The Clupea harengus chromosome 26, Ch_v2.0.2, whole genome shotgun sequence region gagatgaatgataacataaccaaagaataacaaaaaaagaaagacaacattttatttAGGAGTAGCCTAGGCTACTGCTCGCGTTTTCAGCCCAAATtcattgttttctaagcgtcTGAATGTGGAGTAGGCCTAtatgtaatctaataaaatgatGTTGGCGACTGTTCTTAATTAGGAGATGGAGTGCCTCTATTTAGACTTTTTTTCTAAGAGACTTTAAAATCAAAAGGTCACTTTACAATCGGATCAACAAAAGCAACTACAAAACTTTTTGGAATATTCTGAGGAGCCGTGAAATAATATCCTCCTTGCCTCTAGGAGGCAGTAATGTTCTCGAACACTGAGAATTCCGCGAGAGAGTGAATGTTTGTACACCCTGTCGGTACATCAGCTAGTGGAAGTGATTGTCAATTCGTGTTTAGAACAACTCTGAATTTGCACGTAACGTTAGTTATGTTTTTTAATTGATAATAGGACAAACACGTATTCGGTAGCCAATGTTCAAATCGTGTTAAATGTTAGTGCGACTAAATACAGACAAAGTTAGCCAGCTAAGCTTAAAAAAGTGTTGCAGAGAACCATGCCTCTTCTTCAGTTTGTTTTAAGATTTCATGACAACATTTTTGCTGGTTAAGGTCACAATGTCTGGTTTAGACTTTAACTGCTGAGGTTGGTCTGTGTTTGATTTTGCTAATTGACCTGTAGCGAGAAATGGCATTTGCGAACTTATTTTCCAGTCCACCGGGGGAGGTGGATTTGAACTATGAAACGTCAGCATGTCACAAGTAAGTTCATTATTTTACGTTGTAGGTACTGAACTCTATTAGCTCTAATATATAGTTGACAGTGTGGACAAGCCTAATGCTGCCTTCAAGTGCTTGTCGTAATGGATGATATCACACAAAGCGGCGTTGGGCGTCAGACAGATGACCTCTTAGCCAGTGAACCATAGACATAAATGGGCCTATATTACAGTGAACCATGCTTCGGCATATTACGTTAATCTAACTCAAGAAAATCATCCGGCAGCAGTTCAGCAATCAAGTTAACTTAAATCTAACTTTATGTTTATGGAAAGGACTTTGTTCAATCATTGCCATACGCACACATTTAATGTACAACACGATAGTATTAAACAAATTCTTATCATCTATTGATGTCATATGCTTTGCCATTTTTGTAGTGACGTCACGGTGGCAACTCGGGTATCAGGTTTCCCACTAgaagttatgttttttttttttttttaaccattcaTGATCTCTCCGATAGCATCTGAAGGCCCCATAAGTCCTTCACTTTTCTCTTACATGCATAATACCAGCGGATGATCTAGTGACGTTTTGAGGGCTTCATTTTGTTGCCATGTCACTGTTTGAACACACGTGTGACGTCAGACAAACGCGTTTTAATTTCCTTCACTGTGAATAAATCCAAATATTACCTTTGTTTCACTGGTTTAGGGCGGATCAGCTGTATCAGAAGCCGAAGAGGCCATACCAAAACCCCAGGAATGGAAACCctgagaaaaggaagaaaaagaacgTAAGGGGAAAACATGCCTTTTTGTGGTGCTTTACCATGATTTACCATTTGACAGTAAAGCATTCCGGCAAAAATAAATGCTACGGTTGCAGATTGTCTTCATACCACGTAGCAATACAACATGGCAGTTTGATATACCTTTTAACATGTCTGCCTGCAGGATGGTTCAAGTGGTGATGCAAGGAAGGGGTATGATTCCCAAACAGATGGACCATTTCACACAGACCCATTTAGATATATAGAGGACCGGGCAGATGCCCATCAAAAGCTGAGCCGTCCTTTAACTTGGCAAAGCCGATTGGGTCCTAGTTCTGATGGTAAGTGCTGTTTATCACAGCTTATGCTACGTGGGTGTCAGAGGAATGAACACATGCTTAAACTCCTCTGGCTCCTGGTTGTTTTTCTAGTTGATGGGTTAAgataagtcttttttttttttattagaaagTAACAGAAAAAGTAGTAACAACTGGTTCCCCCCTATTGTTTTCTTTAGGTCACCTGAGGAGTGGACAAATGAGGGAGTGTGAAAGGGTCAACAAGAGAGAACACTTTGCCAAAAACAATACGCACAGAGCAAACATAAAATACGTCCATAAGCGACAGGGCCAAGATACCAACAGGGGTAAAGGATGTGTTCTTGAGGACAAAAGAAGAACAAATAGTCGAAGAGGTGCTTTCAACCAGAGACATGAAGCTGGGTCAAAAAGAGGACGAGACAAGTGGCAAACGGTAGGCGAGGAGGTGTTTTTGGGCCCCTCAAACCAGTGTAGTTGAAACCGAATTGCAAACATCTGGTCATAATATTCAAATAGTCAACTTAGAAGCTCTAAATTGTCTTTAGGAACTAGAGCCAGTATTACATTATTCATCTTACGATGtatgttataacttaggtgTAGAGGCAACTATAGGATAATTTGGTATTAATACTGGTGGGAGCAatatttattattacatttgttttgatcATTGTAAACCAATTCCATGTCTGGCTATGTTGATTCTAACAGAGAGCAGAAGAAGGTGAGTGGTTTACAGTCCTTAAAGCCTTGATGTTCTCTCCACTGTGTTCATCTTCCAGCAGAGACACATGcccaaacaggaagagagaaagccCTTCATGACTGAAGAGTTCAAAGAGCTGAACTCCATAGCAGTGAACGGGCGCCTGATTTGCAAGCACTTTCTCTGGGAAAGGTGTCTTAAAGTGAGTCAGCTTTGAGAGATGAATGGGGGAGAGGGTAGTTCAATAAAGGAAGTgttccttttcattttcaccCTTTGATTGGATCAGGATGTTTGacgtgtgttttctttttattattatttagggTGACGAGTGCCAGTTCGAGCATTCCCGTGACCTTGGAAGTTTCAAGTTGAACGAAGTGTGTAAATTTTATGTTCAGGGCTTCTGCTTGAAAGGAGACCATTGTCTCTACATGCACAATATCCTTTACCTTCAGTGATCTGATGGTTAGGTCTTCTGAATGTATGAGTTTATCTGGTCAAAATCAGTAGCCAAGATATTTCTGTGTTCTGAGTGCTCTCTAAAATATTAGGACTCCTTGACCTTTTTTGCAAGAACTTTTCCCTGCAAGTTCTTCCACACAGGCAATACGTGCTACCATGACAACAACTGCAAGTTCTCTCATGATCCACTTACTGACCTTACCAAACGACTACTGGACAAGGTTAGTCCTGGACAGATTTATGAACATCCCATAATATCATAGCCCAGCTGATCTCTGAGCTGTCGGCATGTAGAAAACCTCTGGGGTAACTGAAGTGTATACTGGGTTTCCACTCATTGAGAATTCATTGTTAGTTTCTTTGTTAGACAGTGGACAGTGAAGGCTTAACATTGACCGGTTTGTATGTTTACTGCAGTATCTTGAAGAACAGAAGGTGGATACTGGAACTTTGGAATCTGAAACGCAGGAACTGGAACCTGAACCTGCTGTAGACTTCCTGACTAATCCCGTAAAGTGTGTAACTAAAACTCACatggacagtcacacacatacacacacattcacacacttcagaCAAGCAACAGTGGTGCAGTTTTGGCCAAACATCATTGCCTGTAGCCACAGTTCAAATTGTCCGTGTCTGTTAACGTCGGCGGCGCAGGCACTATGTTAATAACATCAACACCGGCTCAGTGGAGCTCTtttcccctttgtgtgtgtcgcTCATGTGTGCTTCCTCATCTGCTTTCACAGGTTGAGTTTTTACAGCACTGCTCCGGTCCCTGAACCCCAGCCCCCGCGTCCCTTCGGCTTCGGAGCGAACGATGCTGAGTTCTCCTCAGAGCACCCCAGCTCTACCCTTCAGCCTACGCCCTCTCcagtccacacagacacagcagcgtCCACTGGAGCGGACCCAACACCCGACGCCCACACACCCCATACTGCCACACCACCAACCACCTTACCATCGCAGACTGACCCTGTGAAGtgggtaatacacacacacacacacacacacgaacatcaTACAAGCAACTTTAACTTTGAGGTGTTATTTCCAACAGGAGAACactattattgctattattaagGGGTATTTGCAAGCTGTGTGCACATGCTCTGCCTCCACTGTGTCTACACAAACAGTTGTGCTATTTCTGGTGTGTAGCAGTGTCTTTATGAGTGGCTCTATGACTTATTAAATGCATATTAATGCTTATTAATGCTTAATGCTTATTTAATGCATAATGACCTCATGACTGAAAAACTTAAGCTATCACTTGTGTTACAGCTGAACAATGGCAAAAATTATGAACTTGGCATCTTTGATGCATTGTTTGTCAGTTTAGAAAAACACAGCTGCCAAATAATGAAACGGATCTGTAAAGGTCTGAGTGGTTAACCATCAACCCAATATACATTGTGTGATTCCATTtttcatttagaaatgaatgaagaTGACATTCAACTAGTTGAGTTTGCAAAtgctctcctcttctatctCCAATTTGCAGGTTGGgttttttctcctctgctccccgTCCCGTGTCCAATGCCGTGAGTCGGTTCGGCTTTGGAGCGAACGATGCTGAGTTCTCCTCAGAGCGTCCCAGCTCTGCCCATCAGCCTGCCCCCTCTCCagcccacacagacagagcagcgTCCACTGGAGCTGACCCAACACCCGACGCCCACACACCCCATACTGCCACACCACCAACCACCTTACCATCGCAGGCTGACCGGCCAACCATCAGCATCTCATCAGCTCCTTCTGCGTGTGAAGATCCTCCGCGTATCAAGACAGAGGGGTCCAGTTCCCCAACACCTCCTGGTAAGGATTTTGTCTCCTGAAAAGCTTCCTCTGGGATAACACTCTTGCATTGCTCACAGAGATCGACGACATGGGTTCAAAAAGGATCCTGCTCTTAAGTattttgctttttgtgtgtgtccaggtccCACTCCCTCAGTCTTGAGCACCCTCTTCACCCATCTGAGTCCTTGTCGGCCTGATGAGGATTATGATGATGGACATGCGGATCTAGAGATGGATGCAGCTGATAGTTGTACCGACACAGGTAATGGACATCAATACCTGCCTCTGCACAAATACAGCTACCAGATTACCTGCCAAATCTTCCAAATGTTGTATAGTGCAGACTGTCTGCTCAAACTCTTTGAGAATTCAGGCATGTATTTACAGTTGTAAAGGTTCATTAATGACCTGAACGGTCTGCGTTTAACCTCACCTCTCTGTTACACCTTAATCTGCAGACACAGCAAGTTGACTTGATACCTCACCATCATAATTTAATGTTGTAGTGATTTTAGAATCCTAAATAGGTCACCATTTAATCTATCCAAAACAGAAATCCTTGTTTATGACCTCTTAAGCGAGCTTCATGGGACAGTCTTTCCTCACATATACAGCACTTCCTACAGATGGAAATACAACATGGATATTTTGATCTGATCAGTCTCTGTTTGCCTTGTTTTAGCTCCTCTGATGGATGGGACAAGGCTCTGCTCCAAGGTTAGTAAAGAAGAGACTGGAGGTCACACTAAGGCCTCATCAGTGGTCTCCGAGAGAGTGCTTGCCCT contains the following coding sequences:
- the LOC105907476 gene encoding zinc finger CCCH domain-containing protein 6-like isoform X2 — translated: MRECERVNKREHFAKNNTHRANIKYVHKRQGQDTNRGKGCVLEDKRRTNSRRGAFNQRHEAGSKRGRDKWQTRHMPKQEERKPFMTEEFKELNSIAVNGRLICKHFLWERCLKGDECQFEHSRDLGSFKLNEVCKFYVQGFCLKGDHCLYMHRTFPCKFFHTGNTCYHDNNCKFSHDPLTDLTKRLLDKYLEEQKVDTGTLESETQELEPEPAVDFLTNPVKLSFYSTAPVPEPQPPRPFGFGANDAEFSSEHPSSTLQPTPSPVHTDTAASTGADPTPDAHTPHTATPPTTLPSQTDPVKWVIHTHTHTHEHHTSNFNFEVLFPTGEHYYCYY
- the LOC105907476 gene encoding zinc finger CCCH domain-containing protein 6-like isoform X1, translating into MRECERVNKREHFAKNNTHRANIKYVHKRQGQDTNRGKGCVLEDKRRTNSRRGAFNQRHEAGSKRGRDKWQTQRHMPKQEERKPFMTEEFKELNSIAVNGRLICKHFLWERCLKGDECQFEHSRDLGSFKLNEVCKFYVQGFCLKGDHCLYMHRTFPCKFFHTGNTCYHDNNCKFSHDPLTDLTKRLLDKYLEEQKVDTGTLESETQELEPEPAVDFLTNPVKLSFYSTAPVPEPQPPRPFGFGANDAEFSSEHPSSTLQPTPSPVHTDTAASTGADPTPDAHTPHTATPPTTLPSQTDPVKWVIHTHTHTHEHHTSNFNFEVLFPTGEHYYCYY